One window of the Micropterus dolomieu isolate WLL.071019.BEF.003 ecotype Adirondacks linkage group LG08, ASM2129224v1, whole genome shotgun sequence genome contains the following:
- the LOC123975482 gene encoding trace amine-associated receptor 13c-like, with product MMQNLEEAELCFPQLLNTSCKKHIRPQAEAMFIYVVLSSISLLTVALNLLVIISISHFRQLNTPTNLFILSLAVSDFLVGLLVMPFQILLTEPCWVLGDLVCALYYLLNFITLCASVFNMVLISVDRYVAICDPLHYPTKITTKRVQVCVFLCWGYSVFYSVMFLYDNLKQPGKYNSCYGECVINIIGPADLVLGFIIPISAITILYVRVFVVAVSQARTMRSHIISVTLKHSSTVTAKKSELKAARTLGIVVAVFLMCYCPYYCVSLSLVIGSSTEALMIFVAFFNSCLNPVIYALFYPWFIKSVKLIVTLEILQPHSCGANIL from the exons atgaTGCAGAACCTGGAGGAAGCTGAACTCTGCTTTCCACAACTCCTCAACACCTCCTGCAAGAAGCACATTCGCCCTCAGGCTGAGGCAATGTTCATTTATGTTGTGctgtcctccatctctctgctcACTGTGGCTCTCAACCTGCTGGTCATCATCTCCATCTCCCACTTCAG GCAGCTCAACACCCCCACCaacctcttcatcctctctctggctgtctCAGATTTCCTCGTGGGCCTCCTTGTGATGCCATTTCAAATCCTCTTAACAGAGCCCTGCTGGGTCCTGGGTGACCTGGTGTGTGCTCTGTATTATCTTTTAAACTTCATCACTCTCTGTGCCTCAGTGTTTAACATGGTGCTCATATCAGTCGACCGTTATGTGGCTATCTGTGACCCTCTGCACTACCCCACCAAAATCACTACAAAGAGAGTTCAAGtctgtgttttcctgtgttgGGGTTACTCTGTTTTCTACAGCGTGATGTTTTTATACGATAACCTGAAACAACCAGGCAAGTATAATTCCTGCTATGGAGAATGTGTGATTAACATAATAGGACCTGCTGACCTTGTATTAGGCTTCATCATTCCCATCAGTGCCATCACTATTCTGTATGTAAGAGTGTTTGTGGTGGCTGTGTCTCAGGCTCGTACCATGCGCTCCCACATTATATCAGTCACACTGAAGCATTCATCAACTGTAACAGCTAAGAAATCTGAGTTGAAAGCAGCCAGGACTCTTGgtattgttgttgctgtgtttctCATGTGCTACTGTCCATATTACTGTGTTTCTCTATCTCTGGTAATCGGTTCTTCAACTGAGGCTCTAATGATTTTTGTGGCATTTTTTAACTCCTGTCTAAACCCTGTGATCTATGCCCTTTTCTACCCCTGGTTTATAAAATCTGTTAAACTCATTGTTACACTTGAGATACTGCAGCCTCACTCCTGTGGGGCCAACATACTGTAG